A DNA window from Guyparkeria halophila contains the following coding sequences:
- a CDS encoding peptidylprolyl isomerase yields MPVSHAPTHRHARRPLAVLATLLLTATSMTLTTSPVAAQATGGSSVQQNPGMSGFQPLDRIVAVVDDRVITQRELQAEVAQLGSQVDLANMSPADQQRLGERVLDRMITEATMLERADKIGIQIDDTRLNQALNGIAQRNGMNLSQLRDAVVGQGQDWAEFRDGIREQMLLEELQKREVYSQINVSDRDIDTYIEQRTGNSAEQTEYRLAQILVSVPENASPEAIEAAEARARDIRNELVDGADFARVSAERSDALNADEGGSLGWRDPARIPSLFLPVVQGMEAGEVSDIIRSPNGFHIVKVSDTRTTTGSAAVTQYRAEHVLLRPREDRDPAATRELAEQLRAQVASGDATLASIAREFSDDPGSAQRGGDLGWVNPEDMVPAFANALESARIGQLSPVFESQFGFHFLRVNDQRRQEVSGENLREQARNAIGERRADEELTKYIRRLRSEAYIENRLTGTVNDASGQRALGRQ; encoded by the coding sequence ATGCCCGTTTCGCACGCCCCGACACACCGCCACGCGCGTCGACCGCTGGCCGTGCTGGCCACCTTGCTGCTCACCGCCACCTCGATGACCCTGACCACCTCGCCGGTCGCCGCCCAGGCCACCGGCGGCTCGTCAGTCCAGCAGAACCCCGGCATGAGTGGCTTCCAGCCACTGGACCGCATCGTGGCCGTGGTCGACGATCGCGTCATCACGCAACGGGAACTGCAAGCCGAGGTGGCCCAGCTGGGCAGCCAAGTGGATCTCGCCAACATGAGTCCGGCCGACCAGCAGCGACTCGGCGAGCGGGTGCTCGACCGCATGATCACCGAGGCGACCATGCTCGAGCGAGCCGACAAGATCGGCATCCAGATCGACGACACCCGCCTCAACCAGGCGCTCAACGGCATCGCGCAGCGCAACGGCATGAACCTATCCCAGCTGCGCGACGCCGTCGTCGGCCAGGGCCAGGACTGGGCCGAGTTCCGCGACGGCATCCGCGAGCAGATGCTCCTCGAGGAGTTGCAAAAGCGCGAGGTCTACAGCCAGATCAACGTCTCCGATCGCGACATCGATACCTACATCGAGCAGCGCACCGGCAATTCGGCCGAGCAGACCGAGTACCGCCTGGCGCAGATCCTGGTCTCCGTGCCGGAGAACGCCTCGCCCGAGGCGATCGAAGCGGCCGAGGCGCGTGCTCGTGACATTCGCAACGAGCTGGTCGACGGCGCCGATTTCGCGCGCGTATCGGCCGAACGGTCGGATGCCCTCAATGCCGACGAGGGCGGCAGCCTGGGCTGGCGTGATCCGGCGCGCATCCCGTCGTTGTTCCTGCCCGTCGTCCAGGGCATGGAGGCCGGCGAGGTCAGCGACATCATCCGCAGCCCGAACGGCTTTCACATCGTGAAGGTGAGCGACACTCGCACCACCACCGGTAGCGCGGCCGTGACGCAGTACCGGGCCGAGCACGTGCTGCTGCGTCCCCGCGAGGATCGCGACCCGGCCGCGACCCGCGAGCTGGCCGAACAGCTGCGCGCGCAGGTCGCCAGCGGCGATGCCACGCTCGCCTCGATCGCACGCGAGTTCTCCGACGATCCGGGCTCGGCACAGCGCGGCGGGGATCTCGGCTGGGTCAACCCCGAAGACATGGTGCCGGCCTTTGCCAATGCGCTCGAATCGGCCCGGATCGGGCAATTGAGCCCGGTGTTCGAAAGCCAGTTCGGTTTCCATTTCCTGCGGGTCAACGACCAGCGCCGCCAGGAGGTTTCCGGCGAGAACCTGCGCGAGCAGGCACGCAACGCCATTGGCGAGCGTCGCGCGGACGAGGAGCTGACCAAGTACATCCGCCGCCTGCGCTCGGAGGCCTATATCGAGAACCGCCTGACCGGCACCGTCAACGACGCCAGTGGCCAGCGTGCGCTTGGTCGTCAGTAG
- the pgl gene encoding 6-phosphogluconolactonase codes for MSATADIHAYPKAEDVFAACAEFLVERLTAAIRARGVARLALAGGGTPRRLYQLLAHRYRDALDWQAVEFYFGDERNVPLDHPDSNFRMARLSLFEPLGIQPHRTFPMISDQQRDPERDADAYEMALRRWTAGKVPRFDVTLLGLGSDGHFASLFPDTPALRERERLVVVNPVAKLHGHRLTLTFPVFEAARNVVFLVLGEDKRPSLARIRDGLAELPAERLAAKRATHWFVDRAAAGDP; via the coding sequence ATGTCCGCCACCGCCGACATCCATGCCTATCCAAAGGCCGAAGACGTCTTTGCCGCCTGCGCCGAGTTCCTGGTCGAACGACTGACCGCGGCCATACGGGCCCGTGGCGTTGCCCGACTCGCACTGGCCGGCGGGGGTACGCCACGCCGGCTCTACCAGCTGCTCGCCCATCGCTACCGCGATGCCCTCGACTGGCAAGCGGTGGAGTTCTATTTCGGAGACGAGCGCAATGTGCCGCTGGACCACCCCGACAGCAATTTCCGCATGGCGCGATTGTCCCTGTTCGAGCCGCTGGGCATCCAGCCGCACCGCACCTTCCCGATGATCTCGGATCAGCAACGCGACCCCGAACGGGACGCGGATGCCTACGAGATGGCCCTGCGGCGCTGGACCGCGGGCAAGGTGCCCCGCTTCGACGTCACCCTGCTGGGATTGGGCAGCGACGGGCACTTCGCCTCGCTGTTCCCGGACACCCCGGCTTTGCGCGAACGCGAGCGTCTGGTGGTGGTCAACCCGGTCGCCAAGCTGCACGGCCATCGCCTGACGCTGACCTTCCCGGTGTTCGAGGCCGCCCGCAATGTGGTCTTCCTGGTGCTGGGCGAGGACAAGCGCCCGTCGCTCGCGCGCATCCGCGACGGGTTGGCCGAGCTGCCGGCCGAGCGGCTGGCCGCCAAACGCGCCACTCACTGGTTCGTCGACCGCGCCGCGGCAGGTGACCCATGA
- the apaG gene encoding Co2+/Mg2+ efflux protein ApaG — MMLTASPLAESIRIRPRAVFVPEHSETTVQRFAFGYEIVIENDSDQPVTLTDRHWVIDHGNGCLKEVRGEGVVGEQPRILPGEQFAYRSGAVIESPAGRMWGDYGFVSDQGDVLRVTIPTFDLVAPAAFRTIQ; from the coding sequence ATGATGCTGACCGCCTCCCCCCTTGCCGAATCGATCCGCATCCGTCCGCGCGCCGTGTTCGTGCCGGAGCACAGCGAGACCACCGTGCAGCGGTTCGCCTTCGGTTACGAGATCGTGATCGAGAACGACAGCGACCAGCCGGTCACCCTGACGGACCGCCATTGGGTGATTGACCATGGCAACGGCTGCCTCAAAGAGGTGCGCGGCGAAGGCGTGGTGGGCGAACAACCCCGGATTCTTCCCGGCGAGCAATTCGCCTACCGCTCCGGCGCGGTGATCGAGTCACCCGCGGGCCGGATGTGGGGCGACTATGGCTTTGTCAGCGATCAGGGCGACGTGCTCCGGGTAACCATCCCGACCTTCGACCTGGTCGCCCCGGCGGCCTTCCGCACCATCCAGTAA
- the ppa gene encoding inorganic diphosphatase: MDLSKIPAGKNPPEDINVVIEIPVQGVPVKYELDKDSGALLVDRFMATSMYYPTNYGFIPQTLSDDGDPVDVMLVAPLPLQPGSVIRARPVGMLEMTDESGVDAKIIAVPHDKLTPHYHDVKKVEDLPGFLLEQIQHFFEQYKALEPGKWVECKGFADKAAACKEIEDSIARHEQQ; encoded by the coding sequence ATGGACCTGTCCAAGATCCCCGCCGGCAAGAACCCGCCGGAAGACATCAATGTCGTTATCGAAATCCCGGTGCAGGGCGTTCCGGTCAAGTACGAGCTGGACAAGGATTCCGGCGCGCTGCTGGTCGATCGCTTCATGGCGACCTCGATGTACTACCCGACCAACTACGGGTTCATCCCGCAGACGCTCTCCGACGATGGCGATCCGGTCGACGTGATGCTGGTCGCGCCGCTGCCGCTGCAGCCGGGTTCGGTGATCCGTGCGCGCCCGGTGGGCATGCTGGAGATGACCGACGAGTCGGGCGTCGACGCCAAGATCATCGCCGTGCCGCACGACAAGCTCACCCCGCACTACCACGACGTCAAGAAGGTCGAGGACCTGCCGGGCTTTCTGCTCGAGCAGATTCAGCACTTCTTCGAGCAGTACAAGGCGCTCGAGCCGGGCAAGTGGGTCGAGTGCAAGGGCTTTGCCGACAAGGCCGCGGCCTGCAAGGAGATCGAGGACTCGATCGCCCGCCACGAGCAGCAGTGA
- a CDS encoding adenylate kinase encodes MRIVLLGAPGSGKGTQAARLVEHYKVPQISTGDLLRAAVAEGTELGLKAKAAMDEGQLVSDDIVLGMIRERLSQPDTQRGFILDGFPRNIAQAEALDEMLEGLERPLELGILIDVPLDKLMKRLTGRMTCKECGAVFNRFTNPPDADHQCDHCEHELVQRNDDNEDTVRRRLEVFQEQTAPLVEYYERDGRLARVDGEREIEQIATDFRTILDPIAPSSES; translated from the coding sequence ATGCGAATCGTACTTTTGGGCGCCCCGGGGTCGGGCAAGGGCACACAGGCAGCGCGCCTGGTGGAACATTACAAGGTCCCGCAGATCTCGACCGGCGACCTGCTGCGCGCCGCCGTGGCGGAGGGCACCGAGCTCGGCCTCAAGGCCAAGGCCGCCATGGACGAGGGCCAACTGGTCAGCGATGACATCGTGCTCGGCATGATCCGCGAACGCCTGTCCCAACCGGACACCCAACGCGGCTTCATCCTCGACGGTTTCCCGCGCAATATCGCGCAGGCCGAGGCGCTCGACGAGATGCTCGAGGGCCTCGAGCGCCCGCTGGAGCTCGGCATCCTCATCGACGTGCCGCTCGACAAGCTGATGAAGCGCTTGACCGGGCGGATGACCTGCAAGGAATGTGGCGCGGTATTCAATCGCTTCACCAATCCGCCGGATGCCGACCACCAGTGTGACCACTGCGAGCACGAACTGGTTCAGCGCAACGACGACAACGAGGACACCGTGCGGCGTCGCCTGGAGGTCTTCCAGGAGCAGACCGCCCCGCTGGTCGAATACTACGAGCGCGACGGGCGCCTGGCCCGCGTCGACGGCGAGCGGGAAATCGAGCAGATCGCGACGGACTTCCGCACGATCCTCGACCCCATCGCCCCGTCGTCCGAGAGCTGA
- the rsmA gene encoding 16S rRNA (adenine(1518)-N(6)/adenine(1519)-N(6))-dimethyltransferase RsmA — translation MASSSNPAKGIQDGHRARKRFGQNFLVDYGVIDRILGATPGDGPVIEIGPGLGALTVPLAQRGNRVIAIELDRDVIRHLRIKLDAEGVGRQVELVPQDALRLDLAALAEAHGLTPPLTLVGNLPYNIATALITRLLAQRGQISEMVFMVQREVGNRLAAAPGDSTYGRLSVLTAMHAKVEHLFDVPPEAFNPPPKVDSSVIRLTPRSEPLVPPAEQAGFERLVTAAFAQRRKTLRNNLKPLMPASTIEASGIDPSLRAQALDIPAFLTLARRLDPSN, via the coding sequence ATGGCGTCCTCGAGCAACCCCGCCAAGGGCATCCAGGACGGCCACCGAGCGCGCAAGCGCTTCGGCCAGAACTTCCTGGTGGACTACGGCGTGATCGACCGCATCCTCGGCGCGACCCCGGGCGACGGCCCCGTTATCGAAATCGGACCGGGGCTGGGGGCACTCACCGTGCCACTGGCCCAGCGCGGCAATCGCGTGATCGCGATCGAACTCGACCGCGACGTGATCCGGCATCTGCGCATCAAGCTCGACGCCGAGGGCGTCGGCCGACAGGTCGAGCTGGTGCCCCAGGATGCCCTGCGACTGGATCTGGCCGCGCTGGCCGAGGCCCACGGACTCACGCCGCCACTGACGCTGGTCGGCAATCTGCCCTACAACATCGCCACGGCCCTCATCACCCGACTGCTGGCCCAGCGCGGGCAAATCAGCGAGATGGTGTTCATGGTGCAGCGCGAAGTCGGCAACCGCCTGGCCGCCGCACCCGGCGATTCGACCTACGGGCGACTGAGCGTGCTCACCGCCATGCACGCCAAGGTCGAACACCTGTTCGATGTCCCGCCCGAGGCCTTCAATCCGCCACCGAAGGTCGACTCGAGCGTCATCCGCCTCACGCCTCGCTCCGAGCCGCTGGTGCCGCCTGCCGAGCAGGCCGGTTTCGAGCGCCTGGTCACCGCCGCCTTCGCCCAGCGTCGCAAGACCCTGCGCAACAACTTGAAACCCCTCATGCCAGCGTCAACAATTGAGGCGTCGGGTATCGACCCGTCGCTACGCGCTCAGGCACTGGATATCCCCGCGTTCCTGACGCTGGCCCGGCGGCTCGACCCCAGCAACTGA
- a CDS encoding symmetrical bis(5'-nucleosyl)-tetraphosphatase gives MATYAIGDLQGCLDPLEALLDQIHFDPATDRLWFVGDLVNRGPQSLQALRFVRDLGDRAVTVLGNHDIHLLGCYFGTRVARGRDTLEPILTAEDGDELIDWLRHRPLLHHDPGLDWTLVHAGIHPAWGLEAARAAARETETAMQTHEPLAFFEDIFGNQSDHPDDNLTPADRQRFAINVFTRMRYCHADGRLDFREKRPPADADPALTPWFAMPGRAMADQRIVFGHWSTLGRAKGRANAWGIDQGCLWGNQLTALRLEDEALFAIDCPGAQTPKVDK, from the coding sequence ATGGCCACCTACGCAATCGGCGACCTTCAGGGCTGCCTCGACCCGCTTGAGGCATTGCTCGACCAGATCCACTTCGACCCGGCAACCGACCGACTCTGGTTCGTCGGCGATCTGGTCAACCGGGGCCCACAATCGCTCCAGGCGCTGCGGTTCGTCCGTGACCTGGGGGATCGCGCCGTCACCGTCCTGGGCAACCATGACATCCACCTGCTGGGCTGTTATTTCGGCACCCGGGTAGCCCGCGGTCGCGACACGCTCGAACCCATCCTGACCGCCGAGGACGGCGACGAGCTGATCGACTGGCTGCGTCACCGCCCCCTGCTGCATCACGACCCCGGCCTCGACTGGACCCTGGTACACGCCGGCATCCACCCCGCCTGGGGCCTGGAAGCGGCCCGAGCGGCCGCCCGGGAAACCGAGACGGCCATGCAGACACACGAACCGCTGGCGTTTTTCGAGGATATCTTCGGCAACCAGAGCGACCACCCGGACGACAACCTCACCCCGGCCGACCGGCAACGCTTCGCGATCAACGTGTTCACCCGCATGCGCTACTGCCATGCCGACGGTCGACTGGATTTCCGGGAAAAGCGCCCCCCGGCCGATGCCGATCCGGCACTGACCCCCTGGTTCGCCATGCCCGGCCGGGCCATGGCCGACCAGCGGATCGTCTTCGGCCACTGGTCGACGCTGGGGCGGGCAAAAGGGCGAGCCAATGCCTGGGGCATCGACCAGGGCTGCCTGTGGGGAAATCAGCTGACTGCCCTGCGCCTGGAAGACGAGGCCCTGTTCGCCATTGACTGCCCAGGCGCCCAGACGCCCAAGGTCGACAAGTGA
- the pdxA gene encoding 4-hydroxythreonine-4-phosphate dehydrogenase PdxA has protein sequence MRLVVSSGEPAGIGPDLLLALAADPAFTPPGELVVLGDRDVFAARADSLGLPFDWPAADDSTSAASGFRFHHLAAANPVTPGRLDPGNARHVLAMLDHASEGCRDGRYAAMVTAPLHKGVINDAGIPFTGHTEYLAERVGGTPVMMLAADTLRVALATTHLPLAKVPAAITGDTLTTVLETLHAALVDWLGKPQPRILVAGLNPHAGESGHLGDEEIRVIGPTLEAMRERGIQAIGPLPADTLFTPRHLDGADAVLAMYHDQGLPVLKYAGFGRAVNVTLGLPIVRTSVDHGTALDLAGTGRAEHGSLAAAIALAAEITQRAAA, from the coding sequence GTGCGCTTGGTCGTCAGTAGCGGCGAACCGGCCGGCATTGGCCCGGACCTGCTGCTCGCACTCGCCGCCGACCCGGCCTTCACGCCCCCGGGCGAGTTGGTTGTCCTGGGCGACCGGGACGTGTTCGCGGCACGCGCCGACTCCCTGGGTCTACCGTTCGACTGGCCGGCAGCGGATGACTCCACGTCAGCCGCATCCGGCTTTCGCTTCCATCACCTGGCCGCAGCAAACCCGGTCACGCCCGGCCGGCTCGACCCGGGCAACGCGCGCCACGTGCTCGCCATGCTCGATCATGCCAGCGAGGGCTGCCGTGACGGCCGCTACGCCGCGATGGTCACCGCCCCCCTGCACAAGGGGGTGATCAACGACGCCGGCATCCCGTTTACCGGGCACACCGAATATCTCGCCGAACGGGTCGGCGGCACGCCGGTCATGATGCTGGCGGCCGACACCCTGCGCGTGGCACTGGCCACCACCCACCTGCCCCTGGCCAAGGTACCGGCCGCGATCACTGGCGACACCCTCACCACGGTGCTCGAGACGTTGCATGCCGCGCTGGTCGATTGGCTGGGCAAGCCGCAACCGCGCATCCTGGTTGCCGGGCTCAATCCGCACGCCGGGGAATCGGGCCACCTGGGCGACGAGGAAATCCGTGTGATCGGGCCGACGCTCGAGGCCATGCGCGAGCGCGGCATTCAGGCAATCGGACCTTTGCCGGCCGACACGCTGTTCACGCCCCGCCACCTCGACGGCGCCGATGCCGTACTGGCGATGTACCACGACCAGGGCCTGCCGGTGCTCAAGTACGCCGGCTTCGGCCGCGCGGTTAACGTTACCCTCGGCCTACCGATCGTGCGCACCTCCGTCGACCACGGCACCGCCCTGGACCTGGCTGGCACCGGGCGCGCCGAGCACGGCTCGCTGGCCGCGGCGATCGCGCTGGCCGCCGAGATCACTCAGCGGGCAGCGGCCTGA
- a CDS encoding LPS-assembly protein LptD: MESGKTRKPLAIAIAAALGAGGLAASQSLHSAEAPGTGEFGLCPAFGPERPAYQPLAEGEPGKASADRAEYGTDGVVTLIGDAIVDEPGRRVRGERLIYRQGPEASVSAEGNLWLQTGDMAVQAERGELNLDTDAGRLERAHYWLESQHLSGVAETIVQQDRQHYRLGQATFSTCPTEKRDWEFQAREISLNRETGRGEAWHTTLRAGGVPVFYAPYLNFPIDDRRQSGLLYPTFGNSTEGGFEYAQPYYWNIAPNLDATLTPTLLTKRGLGLGGQVRWLHRFGEQDLGRDQLDFFYLPDDRVDGGSRWSLGLDSSGRVNPELDYRVDINRVSDDQFFQDFSTNLDQSTTSHLRSDVRIDARPGGGWNLGLQAQRYQTINPDLTEYQYPYRIMPRLTASNRFGLGQWGEHVAPSLSVRADVTRFAHPSSERIAGDRAHAAIGLGQTFADTWYRLRPEVMLDTTSYQLDDADPGSIDAGRDYDTSATRTVPISSLDGSLFFERAYGETGRYRALLEPRLYYLYVPHRDQSDIPLFDTGPTTLSYSELFRANRYSGGDRVADENALTYGLSWSLIDTQQGTVPLSLRAAQRYRFEASETMLPNRPETYKDAGGSTVLAEVYSDVTQHWNGSFTAEYDTDREVIARSQTRLGYRGEDNRVLNFSWFTREGITADDNDYRQGDVSFAWPLSRRWSMLGRVGYDFDSEQVVQSLLGVGYESCCWSARLAFKRYIVRPDVGADLGDDAEYSNAVVFQIELKGLGGIGGNQFRDDILGFDP, encoded by the coding sequence ATGGAGTCAGGGAAGACGCGCAAACCACTGGCAATCGCCATCGCCGCCGCCCTCGGGGCCGGCGGGCTGGCTGCCAGCCAGTCGCTGCATTCGGCCGAGGCGCCCGGCACGGGTGAATTCGGCCTGTGTCCGGCCTTCGGACCGGAGCGCCCGGCCTACCAGCCACTGGCCGAGGGCGAGCCGGGCAAGGCCTCGGCCGACCGGGCCGAATACGGCACCGACGGCGTCGTCACCCTGATCGGCGATGCCATCGTCGACGAACCGGGACGGCGCGTGCGCGGCGAACGGCTGATCTACCGGCAGGGCCCCGAGGCCAGTGTCTCCGCCGAGGGCAATCTCTGGCTGCAGACCGGTGACATGGCGGTACAGGCCGAGCGCGGCGAGCTGAACCTCGACACGGACGCCGGTCGCCTAGAACGGGCGCATTACTGGCTGGAGAGCCAGCACCTGTCCGGCGTGGCCGAGACCATCGTCCAGCAGGATCGCCAGCACTATCGTCTCGGCCAGGCCACGTTCTCGACCTGCCCGACCGAAAAGCGCGATTGGGAATTCCAGGCCCGCGAGATCAGCCTCAACCGAGAGACGGGTCGGGGCGAGGCTTGGCACACCACCCTGCGCGCCGGCGGCGTGCCGGTGTTCTACGCGCCGTACCTCAACTTCCCGATCGATGACCGGCGCCAGTCGGGCCTGCTCTATCCGACCTTCGGCAACAGCACCGAGGGCGGCTTCGAGTACGCCCAGCCCTACTACTGGAACATCGCCCCCAATCTCGATGCCACGCTTACCCCGACCCTGCTGACCAAGCGGGGCCTGGGGCTGGGCGGGCAGGTGCGCTGGCTGCACCGGTTCGGTGAGCAGGACCTGGGGCGCGACCAGCTCGATTTCTTCTACCTGCCGGATGACCGAGTCGACGGCGGCTCGCGCTGGTCGCTGGGCCTGGACAGCAGCGGGCGGGTCAACCCGGAGCTCGACTACCGCGTCGACATCAATCGCGTCTCGGACGACCAGTTCTTCCAGGACTTCTCCACCAACCTGGATCAGTCGACCACCAGCCACCTGCGCAGCGACGTGCGCATCGACGCCCGCCCCGGCGGCGGCTGGAACCTCGGCCTGCAGGCCCAGCGCTACCAGACCATCAACCCGGACTTGACCGAGTACCAGTACCCGTACCGGATCATGCCGCGACTGACTGCCAGCAATCGTTTCGGCCTGGGCCAATGGGGCGAGCATGTCGCGCCCAGCCTGAGCGTGCGCGCCGACGTCACCCGCTTCGCCCACCCGTCGAGTGAGCGCATCGCCGGTGATCGCGCCCACGCGGCCATCGGGCTCGGCCAGACGTTTGCCGATACCTGGTACCGACTGCGCCCCGAGGTGATGCTCGACACCACCAGCTACCAGCTCGATGACGCCGACCCGGGCAGCATCGATGCCGGACGGGATTACGACACCAGCGCGACGCGGACCGTACCCATCTCCAGCCTGGATGGCAGCCTGTTCTTCGAGCGCGCCTACGGCGAGACCGGTCGCTACCGCGCCCTGCTCGAACCGCGGCTCTACTATCTCTACGTGCCGCATCGCGACCAGAGCGACATCCCGCTGTTCGACACCGGACCGACGACGCTTAGTTACAGTGAACTGTTCCGTGCCAACCGCTACTCCGGCGGCGACCGGGTGGCCGACGAGAACGCCTTGACCTACGGCCTGTCCTGGTCGTTGATCGACACGCAGCAGGGCACCGTGCCGCTCTCGCTACGTGCGGCCCAGCGTTATCGTTTCGAGGCTTCCGAAACGATGCTCCCGAACCGGCCGGAGACCTACAAGGACGCCGGCGGGTCGACCGTGCTCGCCGAGGTCTACAGCGACGTCACCCAGCACTGGAACGGCTCGTTCACCGCCGAGTACGACACCGACCGGGAAGTGATCGCCCGCTCGCAGACCCGCCTGGGCTACCGGGGCGAGGACAATCGCGTCCTGAACTTTTCCTGGTTCACCCGCGAGGGCATTACCGCGGATGACAACGACTACCGCCAGGGCGACGTCTCGTTTGCGTGGCCGCTCTCAAGGCGCTGGTCGATGCTCGGTCGCGTCGGCTACGACTTCGACTCCGAGCAGGTGGTCCAGTCGTTGCTCGGCGTGGGCTACGAGTCCTGCTGCTGGTCGGCGCGCCTGGCCTTCAAGCGCTACATCGTCCGCCCGGACGTCGGCGCCGACCTGGGCGATGATGCCGAGTACTCCAACGCCGTGGTCTTCCAGATCGAGCTCAAGGGGCTCGGCGGCATCGGCGGCAACCAGTTCCGCGACGACATTCTCGGCTTCGATCCCTGA
- a CDS encoding MFS transporter, whose protein sequence is MLSTVFSVQSLLAGMGVLLAGSGLLATLLGLRAAEEGFSDGTIGLVMSAFYIGYVLGTLTIPAIIRRVGHIRTFAALAAISSAAAILHGLWVEPWFWMLLRLINGVTLLGLYMVIESWINEKVTTHRGQVFGIYMMVSLFAYGAGQFLIGIYGPMEVSTFAIVGLLFSLGLVPIALTRVSQPPPMETTRLPLLELFRLAPTGVIGAAMSGTITGTIYGMAAVYANRVGLPDTQVATFVAAIIVGGGLLQWPIGRLSDGRDRRYVLIVISTIGAAFSVLLALQEWFPGWSLFALALVFGGFSFSLYAISVAQTNDRLSSDQVLEGTRGLLMVNGAGSAVGPMVSGLAMGWFGAAGFPLFVLAALGTMILLIFWRILIDAPVPDDERGDYVFTHRTSAAGLELDPRATEEETETPPASEHVNDAAPPIYETDPAWEDYEGPPGAIDEPDRLNGSGNPGRPGGP, encoded by the coding sequence ATGCTTAGCACGGTATTTTCGGTGCAGTCATTGCTCGCCGGCATGGGTGTGCTGCTGGCCGGCTCCGGCCTGCTGGCGACCCTGCTCGGTCTGCGCGCCGCGGAGGAGGGGTTTTCCGACGGCACCATCGGCCTGGTCATGTCGGCCTTCTACATCGGCTACGTGCTGGGCACGCTCACCATCCCGGCCATCATCCGCCGGGTGGGCCACATTCGCACCTTCGCCGCCCTGGCGGCGATTTCCTCGGCGGCGGCCATCTTGCACGGCCTGTGGGTCGAGCCCTGGTTCTGGATGCTGTTGCGACTGATCAATGGCGTGACCCTGCTGGGTCTCTACATGGTGATCGAGAGCTGGATCAACGAGAAAGTGACCACGCACCGCGGCCAGGTGTTCGGCATCTACATGATGGTCAGCCTGTTCGCCTACGGCGCCGGCCAGTTCCTGATCGGCATCTACGGGCCGATGGAGGTGTCCACCTTCGCCATCGTCGGCCTGCTGTTCTCGCTCGGATTGGTGCCGATCGCCCTGACCCGGGTGAGCCAACCGCCACCGATGGAGACCACCCGCCTGCCGCTCCTCGAGCTGTTCCGCCTGGCACCCACCGGCGTGATCGGCGCGGCGATGTCCGGCACGATCACCGGCACCATCTACGGCATGGCCGCGGTCTACGCCAACCGAGTCGGTCTGCCCGACACCCAGGTGGCCACCTTCGTCGCCGCGATCATCGTCGGCGGCGGCCTGCTGCAGTGGCCGATCGGGCGACTCTCCGACGGCCGTGACCGCCGCTACGTGCTGATCGTGATCTCGACGATCGGCGCGGCCTTCTCGGTACTGCTGGCGTTGCAGGAGTGGTTCCCGGGCTGGAGCCTGTTCGCCCTGGCGCTGGTCTTCGGCGGTTTTTCCTTCTCGCTCTACGCTATCAGTGTCGCGCAGACCAACGACCGCCTGTCGAGCGACCAGGTACTGGAAGGCACGCGCGGCCTGTTGATGGTCAACGGCGCGGGCTCGGCCGTGGGACCGATGGTCAGCGGCCTGGCCATGGGCTGGTTCGGGGCAGCCGGCTTTCCACTGTTCGTGCTGGCCGCGCTCGGCACCATGATCCTGCTGATCTTCTGGCGCATCCTGATCGACGCGCCGGTGCCGGACGACGAACGCGGCGATTACGTCTTCACCCACCGCACCTCGGCGGCCGGTCTGGAACTCGACCCACGCGCGACCGAGGAGGAGACCGAAACCCCGCCGGCGAGCGAACACGTCAACGACGCGGCCCCGCCCATCTACGAGACCGACCCGGCCTGGGAGGACTATGAGGGGCCACCGGGGGCTATCGACGAGCCCGACCGCCTCAACGGCTCGGGGAATCCGGGGCGGCCAGGCGGGCCCTGA